DNA sequence from the Nerophis lumbriciformis linkage group LG10, RoL_Nlum_v2.1, whole genome shotgun sequence genome:
TGAAATGGCAAGGTGTATGCTACTAGAAAAAGAGTTACCAAAAACATTATGGCCTTATGCTGTTCAAAGTGCCGCCCACATTCGGAAAGGATGTTACAATGACAGAACAAAGAACACACCATATTTCATGCTAACTGGAAAGAAGCCCAACATTTCAAAAATGTGGGTGTTTGGCTCGGAGTGTTACGCATACACTCACAGTCACAAGAAACTTGAACCAAGGTGTGAGAAAGGAGTATTTGTGGGCTATAGTAAAAATAGTCCAGCATACTTGGTCTATGATCCACAGTCAAGAACGGTGTCAAAACAGACTGGTAAAATTCACCAAAAAGAACACTGCAGAAAAAGAGACACAAACAAATGCGTATGACTTGGAAATCCCAGATTGCGAAAGCAATAAAACCAGACTACCTGACACTGTATCAGAAAAATCAGTGAGCATCGAAAATCAAACTGTAGCTCAAAATGATGTTGATAACCAAACACAAACTCTGGAAGTAGAGGAGGATGTGGTGTTAGATGATGCCACAACTAACACAGAGACTAGAACAGAACAAAGAGGTCGTTACCCAAAGAGAGAGAGAATTGTTCCTCCAAAAtacttagaggaaaatgtaacaAACATTGATGATATCAATGAAAGCCATGACGTTATTGATCACTGTTGCAGGGCAATGTGTGGAGTCCCACAGACGTATAAAGACACCCTGATGTCATCAGAGGCAGCCAGCTGGGAAAAATCCATGAAAGACGAGTTGGCATCTCTCAAAGAAAATGACACATTTGAACCAACAACATTACCAAAAGGGAAAAATACAGTAGGCGGAAAGTGGGTTTATGCCCTCAAAGAAAACACAAGGACAGCTTTTCAAAGCTAGATATGTTGCCAAAGGATACAGTCAAACTGAAGGTATAGATTATCAAGAAACATTTGCACCAACCGCAGACATTACTTCTGTGCGTGCATTGATGCAAATAGCTGTCCAAAATGACCTCACCGTCCACCAGATGGATGTGAAAACGGCATATTTACATGCCCCCATTGATGAAGAGATATACCTAGAACAACCAGAAGGTTTTCAGAAAACATCGGACACAGGTGAAAAACTAGTATTTAGGTTGAAGAAATCAATCTATGGCCTAAAACAATCAGGAAGAAATTGGTACAAACTTCTAAATGACCATTTAGagcaaaacaatttcaaaagaaaCCTATCTGATCATTGTGTCTAccgaaaacaaacagaaaatgaaACAGTCATTGTTATCATCTGGGTGGACGACCTGATCATTGCTGCAAGTAGCAAAGAAGCACTTGAGCAATTCAAAGACACAATGAAAGCCAAATTCAACATGAAAGACCTGGGTAAGATATCTTATTTCCTGGGTATTCATTTTGAACAGAAACAGAATGAAATCAAAATGGATcaaaatatgtacatacaaaAGATGCTTGAAAGATTTGGCATGTCAGAATGCAAACCTAGAAGCACTCCTTCTGAACAGAAAGTAGAACTGAGCACTACAAATGAAAATGAGTGTGACACTACCGAGGTGGTAAACCCCAAAGAATACCGTGAAATCATTGGTAGTTTGATCTATGCCATGACCTGCACCAGACCAGATATCAGCTGGATTGTTGGTAGGTTATCACAAACATTGGCAAAGCCAACAGCACAGGATCTAGTTGCTGCCAAACATGTGCTAAGGTATCTCAAGGGTACACATGAGTTTGAACTAAGTTTCAAGAAAAGTGAGGAAGGCCTCAACCTGATTGCATTTAGCGATTCAGACTGGGCATCATCAGTGGAAGACCGACGCAGCACTAGTGGATATTGTTTCTGTCTAACAAAACAAGGTCCAGCTATATCCTGGAAATCAAAGAAACAACCAACAGTTGCATTGTCAACTTGTGAAGCTGAATATATTGCCTTATCCAACACTACACGAGAAAGTATTTATATCACCCAACTGTTGAGTGGCATGGACAAATGTTTGTACGATTGTACAACAATTCATGGAGACAATCAAGGGGCTCTTTTGTTGAGCAAAAATCCAGTTAATAGACAGAGGTCCAAACATATTGATGTCAAATATCATTTCATTCGTGAGGCACTCACTGAAGGGAACATTTCATTAGTCTACTGTCCTACAGAAGACATGGTTGCAGACATCTTAACAAAACCTACTACAAGAGCCATGATTGACAaattcaaattataattttttttggaaactaatGTGTTTCACTGTTTCATGGTCATGAGATCAAGGGGGGTGTTGAGTAAATGTGATCTCATTGTTATTAATGCTGTTTGTGTGTATCATAAGAAGAGAGGCTTGCCGTTGTTGTTATGCGCCTCCAATAGGTTATATACGGTAGTGCAGGTTCATCCGCGCTATCGTCACGTGATCTCTTCCGGTTCACTTCGCGCGAGAGAATGCGAGACACACACAGAAAAGTTCGATGGGGTTGTGTTCTATTTTCCATAGTTACCGATGTTTTGTTTCCCGGTGCTGTGAGGCATTGTACTGAACCATCCTTAAAATAAACCatcatctttcatatatatacaactggagtattcattgaagatgagtgaagaaagaggaaacccaacacatatcattgtattctgtttttatttacgatttacacaacgttccaacttcactggttttgttcaCTTTTAATAGCTAAAACAACACGAATGCACAGTACACTATACATTTTTTGGATGTAGGTCtttttaaataggctttaattatTACTATTTAAAGCCTATTTAAAAAGACCTACATCTAAAAAATGTATAGTGTACTGTGCATTCGTGTTAAAGCCTATCtatttaaataggctttaattatTACTATTTAAAGCCTATTTAAAAAGACCTACATCTAAAAAATGTATAGTGTACTGTGCATTCGTGTTGACTTTATATTCCGCACTGCCACAGTGAAATCGTTTCGGCCCATGTCCAGCAGGGGGCGTTAAATCTCCCACAGCTTCAGGGATCAACGAATAAGAAAGTACAAAGAAGTGACATTGGCGGTCTGAAGCATTTAGGACAgttttttttcaaccactgtgccgcggcacactaccgtgagatacagtccggtgtgccgtgggagagtaTATAACCTatttggttaaaaatatgttttgcaaaccagtaattataatctgcaaaatgtgttgttgttgagtttctgtactgtctggagatcggcagacttaccacgttatactcttccatatcagtaggtgacagccggtagctaattgctttggagatgtcggaaacagcgggaggcagcgtgcaggtaaaaaggtgtctaatgcttaaaccaaaaataaacaaaaggtgagtgcccctaagaaaaggcattgaagcttagtggTGGCTATgtggaacgaaactaaaactgaactggcttacaaagtaaacaaaaacagaatgctggacgacagcaaagacttactgtggagcaaagacaatgtacatccgaacatgacatgacaatcaacaatgtccccacaaagaaagatgaaaacaactgaaatagtcttgattgctaaaacaaagtagatgcgggaaatatcgttcaaaggaagacatgaaactgcgacaggaaaataccaaaaaaagagaaaaagccaccaaaataggagcgcaagacaagaactaaaacactacacacaagaaaacagcaataaactcaaaataagtcagggcgtgatgtgacaggtggtgacagtacacctactttgagacaagagatatagtgatgcatgcttggttatggtttaaagtcatatccaacaattgcgacaacaactttttacagtcaacttttgttttttaatgatttctgctggtggtgtgcctccgcattttttcaatgcaaaaaatgtgccttggctcaaaaaaggttggaaaacagAGGTTTAGGAGAgagaaccccgaaagggacaagcggtagaaaatggatggatggatggatggcactgtcAAAACTGCTACAAATGTATAACAACGTGTGGGAGGAGGGTAAACTACCAATCGCATTAAAAGAAGCAATAATTATACCTAGTGATGGTCAGATGAGGCAgggccggccctaaccaatctggcgccctaggcaagattttaggtggcgcccccccacatcggcagtgaagtgtatatactcacaagaacccgaatagctttgtctttgaccttttttttttacttacaactatacctactatataaaggggtggaaaagtgacgattacctgcagggcaaacattagctaaccagaaggcaatataacaatgtaaacaaaaaacacctgcttaaaagatctaatacaaacatttatatgcacgtacaacacttagaacttttagcatatcagtatgtggaattaaatgatggaatggattaagtaaagaagttaaaaattttactgatatgatccagtttaagaggttgttcaaaataatagtgcttacagagtacaaagaagaagaattatgagaaatactttcaaccttattgaaaataagatattgtctgtctatctgtgttggccctgcgatgaggtggcgacttgtccagggtgtaccccgccttccgcccgattgtagctgagataggctccagcgccccccgcgaccccaaagggaataagcggtagaaaatggatggatggattacaaaactgttggatactaattcatagatgttattttattatataaaaaggtcagtaaatgattctatatatttgtaaacgctttgaagtgggaaaggggtaggattaaataagctttgcttcttcctactccttttcaggcatgatgtaaaatgaaatgatatgaaattgtgtgatgtattatgatgtaagtgtgttcatgttcgaaataaactaaagaaagaaagaaatgtccctgaggaatgtaaggtgggagtactgtaattacctaacgttacattattattttccataacaatttagccccctccacaatattaacccgacgttaaaacagaactagctatttattgattagcaattgccgaatcatgtaacattagcttaatgctaaaaagccaggttactatcacattctgtaacagacaaataatttcatgtaggctaacgttacctacctgctacctctgtcttttctcgtttctcctcctcttcttttctcttttttcttccctgggcacctgacagttttggcatcttgtgttgattttttgatgtggtgacgtccaaaaagagtcatgatacgggaagggagggggcgcaccgtgcggggggaggagggggggggggggggggcgtaatgttgtaacaaataatatttctattaaataggctttactttgcattttaattaacgtgagattattttttgtatttagaaataatagtaccaactttttttcttttttttttttctccaacatttgtggcactggcgtggcgccccctgatggacggcgcccttagcatttgcctatacggcctatgccacgggccggccctgagatGAGGCATTGATCAACTTGAGTGAGCCAATTAGTTCGAGACTTTCTCGAAGTTTCAACGCATGCTTCGGCacagtacgtaccgaaccgaaatttttgtgtaccgttacacccctacgtacaattgaccactaaatggtaacacccgaatacatttttcaactagtttaagtcggggtccacgtaaatcaattcatggtaaatgttgGGGGTTAGGAAGAGGTGGGTTAAAATATAGAGCAGGTGAGTTTTGGTAAAGGGTTAGATAggtatttaatagtattttttgtgtgtgtttatttcaagtttttttttgtgaaatgagGATGTAGATTGTGCACTACTGTCTGACCCACACTCCGGAGCAGAAGGTGGCGGTATTGCACCATTAGGTTGGATGCCAACCGCCGTAAAAcacagagaagaagaagaagtaggcgGTCTTGTTGTTGTGAGGTGTAGTGCGCCTCACTCGTACTTCGAGAATGCGTATCGAAAAATGTTACTTCTGCTCGGGTCCTGTGTACCCAGGGCATGGAGTAATGTTTGTACGGAATGACTGCAAGGTATGATGTATTCTGTACCTCTTAACAATCAACTAAGTTGAGCGTTTGTGTGTTTTTCATGTGGTCGGCTAATGCTAGCGTGCGAGTGCAACGTGCTCACGTGGCAATTGAATACTTCGCTGATTAGTTCTGACGTTATAGAGAGTTGAAAAGCTAGCAAATAAGCTCAAACATGGACACAACATGTCAGTTAAAAGATGATACACGGTTATTCGTATGATATAGCGATTAGATTTTAGGCCCGGCCGTTTTACATGCGCATGCGCAGTTGGATGTTGTTAGTCACGTGGACCCAGTGCACCACCTAGGGGTGAACTGGTGAAACGTCATCTCACTCAGTGGTCTCTCTCTTTAAAACACACGTCAGTTAGGAtctggtttaatttttttttctgcatatcacagtggttcttaaccttgttggaggcaccgaaccccactagtttcatatgcgcattcaccgaacccttctttagtgaaaaataaaatgttgtttttttccaaattcaagacaaagttatatgtttttggtaacatattctaagtaacaaagacttaatttaaagttatttggttagggttagggccagagttagagggttagggttataataaggccatgcataataaggcattaataagtacttaataatgactagttaagagccaatatgttactaatttgcatgttaataagcaactaattaatggtgaatatgttccccatactaaagtgttaccatgtttttttactggtgcacaaaatgaaccgtgcatgaacatcaccttgttcaaagaacaaaaccaacacagtgcataaactcataataaattacacacctgcaaatcagtgtgacttctgttgttgccgtatccgtaatacgccaatagggagaagtttgtatttaccgtacacgatgagtcgggtgtgtcttgacctccgctgaacccctgagcctgactcaccgaacccctagggttcgatcgaacccaggttaagaaccactggcatatCATAATTAAAGCTGAACTACACcaacaaatatatgtttttgaCACAGTTTGcaagacttctgtttgtttgtataatgtaaaacattttttttctacagACGTTCAGATTCTGCAAATCCAAATGTCACAGGAATTTCAAGAAGAAGCGCAACCCCAGAAAGACCAGATGGACCAAAGCATTCAGAAAGGCAGCTGGAAAGGAATTGACAGTGGTAAGATGTATTCAAATTCAATTTCTATATTTTTAAACCCAGTTAGTTGACCAGTCATCAGccaaaaatgtgtaataaaatatatttgcattGTTTTTATGTTACTAATGTCCTTCTATAATGTGTATTTCAGGATAACGCTTTGGAGTTTGAGAAACGCAGAAATATACCTGTTAAATATAACAGGGAGATGTGGGACAAGACAGGTATTGTACACATTATCAACTTAATACATAGCTTGATTGAAAAGTAATTGGAGTGGAAAACAAGGCTGTGGTAATCGGAACATAACATTGAGAATATGTGGActtgtgttttaaataaataaaagtaaatggaGAATACATTAAGGTTTCTTCAAAGGATCATATaatgagctgtttgtaatattttgtTTACAGTACTACCTCATTATGTGCTTAATTGGTAGTATGAATGAGCACgtaacttaaaacacttgtatctcaaattaactttgaacatgtaacataccttttaaaaaaaaaaaaatcaaaactaaCTTTTATATAACAGttattgtataaaataaaaacaataca
Encoded proteins:
- the rsl24d1 gene encoding probable ribosome biogenesis protein RLP24, which gives rise to MRIEKCYFCSGPVYPGHGVMFVRNDCKTFRFCKSKCHRNFKKKRNPRKTRWTKAFRKAAGKELTVDNALEFEKRRNIPVKYNREMWDKTVNAMKRVEEIKRKRQARFIMNRLKKGKELEKEEDIKEVKKNIHLIKAPHAGKAKKMEEKMLQKLQEDVDMAGEDD